From Desmodus rotundus isolate HL8 chromosome 12, HLdesRot8A.1, whole genome shotgun sequence, one genomic window encodes:
- the IL10 gene encoding interleukin-10 — protein MPSSALLCCLVFLAGVGASQDQSRLSEKNCSDFPANLPNMLRELRAAFSRVKIFFQVKDQLDSMLLNGSLLEDFKGYLGCQALSEMIQFYLEEVMPQAESQGPDIKEHVNSLGEKLKTLRLRLRRCHRFLPCENKSKAVEQVKSAFSKLQEKGVYKAMSEFDIFINYIEAYMTMKMKK, from the exons ATGCCCAGCTCAGCACTTCTCTGTTGCCTGGTCTTCCTGGCCGGGGTGGGGGCCAGCCAAGACCAGAGCAGGCTATCTGAGAAAAACTGCAGTGACTTCCCAGCCAACCTGCCCAACATGCTTCGAGAGCTCCGAGCTGCCTTCAGCAGGGTGAAGATTTTCTTT CAAGTGAAGGACCAGCTGGACAGCATGCTGTTGAATGGGTCCTTGCTGGAAGACTTTAAG GGTTACCTGGGTTGCCAAGCCTTGTCAGAGATGATCCAGTTTTACCTAGAAGAGGTGATGCCCCAGGCTGAGAGCCAGGGCCCAGACATCAAGGAGCATGTGAACTCCCTCGGGGAAAAGCTGAAGACGCTGAGGCTGAGGCTGCGGCGCTGT CATCGCTTTCTGCCCTGTGAAAACAAGAGCAAAGCGGTGGAGCAGGTGAAGAGTGCCTTCAGTAAG CTCCAAGAGAAAGGGGTCTACAAAGCCATGAGTGAGTTTGACATCTTCATCAACTACATAGAAGCCTACATGACaatgaagatgaaaaaatga